From the Papaver somniferum cultivar HN1 chromosome 2, ASM357369v1, whole genome shotgun sequence genome, the window TATAAGAAGACTAGAAGAGTTAATTACTGTTGTGTTGCCTCTCAGCTTCTCTAAGAATTCCTTTTGGAGCCTCCAAATTCCCATATAATGAAAAGTTACATCTTAGAAGTTCGCTATTTGAAAGTTATGATGACACTGCTGAGGGTAATATGATGTTTCGGTTATTCATCTAGTAAATTTCGAAAAGTTCCAGCTCTTTGATATTGGAAAAATTAATTTTGTATGTGGACTTATTGAAGTTGTAAAATTCTGCAGGACTCCAGCAAAAACATCCAGCTTTCTGCTTTCCACATCTTTAAGGTGTTTTTTTTCCGCTTTTCTCTGCATCTCTTGTATTCGGCTGGAACATTTTTTACTTGCGATAAAATTTTTGGACAAAATACATAGTATATTCATATGAAAACTTAAGTTGCAAGTATAAGCTAAATTGCTTTCCAGTACATTGACAATTACTAGATTCCCAAAGCCAAAAGGCAACACTAAACTCGATTAGATTAACCCAGCATTCTGATATCAGTCACTGGTCAACATTTTGATCACTGGTCAACGTTTTGATCAGTGGACAAAGGAGGACAACAAAACAGATAACATTCAACATAGGGATCCTTGTAACTGCCTAAGGATTAAAATTAGTACACTGCCATGGATTTGTAACCGCTCCTCATTGTCCAAGGACAGATAAATGATGTTCACCTATTCTTGGCGTCCATAACCCTCCTATGAGGAAGAACTCTAGAGTGGTTGAAGTGCAAAACCGATGTgaaatgagatttccttgcacTAGCACACTAGCAGTCCAGTGAAGTGAATGGTGCAGTGCAATTGCAAGAGTCTGCCGAGGTTCCGTTTATTTTTCTTGTTGTATCACATTGCAATTGTGATGATAATGGTGCATTTGGGGGTCAAATGACTCCATAGCAGTTGCTCTATCAGTTTAGAGGTTGTTTCGTGCACGTGGTTTTTGAGCTCCAAAAATGTCGTATCACACTATTACCTAATAGTGATTGGTTGACTCCTAATTTTTATTTTACTTGCTGTGTTTTGTTTTTCAGGTCTTTGTTGCTAATCCCAACAAGCCACGCGATATAATTGTTATTTTGGCAAAAAACCATGAAAGATTGCTAGCACTGCTTCATAATCTATCCGTTGGTAAAGGTACTACTATATATGTTGtagattcaaatggtgaaagaaaATCTGTGTCATGTTCAAACATATCTAGTAATTGACTGCCAGCTGTAATTTTCAATGGTATTATTTCCTGTTATTTTTCCCTTTTAGGGTCCTTTTCAATATCTGTTTACTTTTTCCTTCATATTAGGCAACGAAGACGAACAGTTTGAAGAGGAAAAGGAGCTTATTATTAAGGAAATTGAAAGAATATCTCGCATGCCAAATATCGTGTGATGCCTCTATTAAGTGATCTACGGTATGCATTTTCTCCTATTCCTTCGCTTTTTGTTATTGGCAGACCATGGATCATCACTTCTAGACTTTTTGACACATTTTTCTATGATTTACAAATGATTCATTCAATATATTTCTTTGTAAGTTGTGCATATTAACAAACATGCAACAGGTGTTCGGATTTTCTGTGGGTATAAAATTTTAGGGAATAATGGGCTAGTTAGGTGATTAACCAATTACATATATGTTCATCTTGGGTGTATTAAATAGGTTGTCAATAATTGAATTCAATATGTCTAATTTATTTGTTTTGATCAGTGTCCTTCAATGTTGTTAATTCAGGTAAACAGAGGTTTTGCGTTTAGATCCTATAACTGTGCCAACTAAGAAGCTAAAGGCTGGCATTGATACAGGTTACTAAAAGACAGTGACAACCATGTGCTTATTCTATGCAACTGCAGTTGATCTTGCATGACTATAAAACTACCATGTTATGCAATTCAGGTGTTTAAAACCATGGGTTGAAGTCTGAGTTTTAGGGTTCTGTTGGTTATGTAATGTATGAAACACATTTTAGCATCTCTGGCCATCCAACTTTATTGTGCTTGTTTTGTAACCCTTGACGTGCACTGAATTTGTTTTCTGCTAGACGAATGATAAATACCATATGCTTTTCTAATTGTGTACAGCTGAAAATGCAATTACTGCTGTGTAGGCAGGCTATGCACAATGATGAACAAAATTACGTAGTTTAGTGGATGGGAAGATGTTATTCAATATGGAAAATACTTGACACAGAGTACAACTTATAAATGATCAGTCACTAGTCTCTAGTGACCTAGTCTATGGAATACCAATCCCAAGTTCTACAGTTTTAGTTCAACAAAAAGTTTGTAGTTCAACAATTACTTATCTATGACATGTATACTTGTCTttccaagagaaaaaaaaatacttaagcaATGCAAGAAGGTGGGATCTGGTGGCCATAAGAAGTTCCCTCGACATTTGAACATGAAGATGTTGAAACTCGACTGTTACCCTTGTACGATAGATGGATATTATGGAGCTTAAAATTCCGACATGGTACTCGACTGCTACAAGAGAGATCCACTGCTAGTTTTGTTCCTGATGTACCCCATATATCTTTAAAAGTTAAATCGCGAATATGAACTTGGGAAGGAGACTGTTGGGAAAAGGGAAATTTATTTTGTTAGTACATATTAACAATATCTTTACCGAGTAGTTCTACGAAGAATGATGGCATAAATACGTACCCGGATACCGCAAGACCCCGATGGGCAATAATCTTGATCAATGATGATAGGATTGTGGACATTATCCATGAATATATGTTCAAAAGTAAAGTTCCTGGCAATGCTAGGAGGAGAAGGAGCCCAAGTTTTGATCCTTAAGCCATTATCAGTACCTTCTAACGTAGAATTCCTTACAATTAAACCCACGACATCTTCTTCGTTGGGGTATTTGCCGAGACTGCCAACGCTTATACCATGTCCAGGTCCACAGACAACCTTAGAAATATAAGTATCGAAACTGCCAGGGCCTATCGAAATGCAATCGTCGCCTGTGCTTATATGGGAATCATAAACAGTAACTTCATTTGAATGTCCCATATGAATCCCATCAGTATTGGGGCTGTCGTCTGGTGCAGTAATTTCAAGAAATTTGAACTTCAGTTTCTTGCAACCAAATACGTTTATGTGAAAGGCTTTGCTGTTGATTGAACGTATTCGCTGAACTAATCCATTCGTCAcaaagtcaaatctgattgactgcAAAAACAAAACGTCAAAAAAAGATTCTAAACACTAGATTTGGCCCCAGAGATATCTCAGGGTAGGATGTCTGAAAAATAGAAGAAATTGCGATTTATTCATCAGttaaaactataccaaacacgCCACTTCTTTATTAGTAGCAACAGGACGTGTTTTAACCATTCACTTTCCAGTCAATGGCGGTGATTATAGTGTCGTGTCAGGAAGGACTGCATCCGCTACCCCAAAAGAGCCTCGTTTAATTGGGCCCCTTAAAAACAATTAGGGGTCctgaccaatttatacccacaccaaaaaTTTTAGGAGATTCCAAAAGGtggtgaaaatactattttatCCATACTACTTAAAAACCTATTAACCTTAAAACCAAAATCAGTTTACTCTCCTCCCCTCCCTTCCTCTCCCACCTGAATCCTCCCCCTCTCCTCCATTAacgacacacaaaaaaaaaaaattcgtcgATTCATCGTCGTAATCGTCGATACGAAAAACTTTAAGACCGCAGTAAcaagccgggaagaattagaagaagaaatggcgccgattagaaagtaagtgaactaagaccttcctttgttttgattttttcttgagtCTTGATTGTGAAATTGAGGTCTGGAACCGATTTTTTTCAGTTACAGTGAGTGGGTCGTTACTCTATATTTTCTTAAACCCTAACGATTCTTCATATGCATGTTAACTCTATTAAAAATCGTTAAGCTATATGATGTTTAAGTTAACGACCCTAATTCTGCTACTACAATTTTTTTCCCTAGATTTGGGTCGTTACCTCTGTAATCGAATCTATTGACGACCCTAATTCTGCTAAGAACAGTCTCTCTGTCTTAAAAACTGGAGGTGTCGTCAATATATATATTCGACCCTAGTTGCAAAACAGAAATACTCACTATCCAAAATATTGATAGGGTCGTCACATTATTTGTTAGTGTCGTCATATTTTCTATTAGAGTCGTTTCTGTTTTAAAGAATAAGGTGACGACCCTTGTTCTGATAGCATGAAATAGTCAACtgatttgttccttttttgtgtgTGTTACCATTGTAGtaaaaagaaagacaagaaaCACATGCCCACTCCTCCTTCCAAACCTCCCTGACACACCAGATACTTGAATGCCGGTCCATTCCGAGGAAAAAAGCCGAATGAGGTACCCTTGTCCATCGACGAACCAAGAGACCCCGATAATGATTCGTCGGATTCGTCATTGGGGAAGGCGTATGGGCGATATGAGGTGCTTCGTGGGAAAAAGTTTGAGTTCGACcattgctactttatcttggaaggcactataTATAATTACGCCATTTTTGGTTAAATGTATAAGTACATCGttattatctattgtatttcatttccttcaacgCAACGCTATGTAAGATATATGTCTTTTACGATTCAATAAAATGATTCTATCaaatcaaaaattatgaaaatccaGTGGAAGAGTCGTTACACCATTTTACTACGACACCTAACGACCCTTCATAACATTTGCGATGGCTAGGTAGGATCGTCATTTCGTATGACTACAAatatgacgaccctaagtgtTACATTTTTACAGggagttttggttttagagtcgttCATGTGTTAACCAAAAAACATAACGACTCTGGGTGACCTAGCTAAAAAGGGTCGTCAATCTGTATCAcactaccctaacgatttttcataaactggaaaagttgcaggtttgagtcgttattAATAGTGTCAATATATTGACGACCTCACagagtcgtttgggtatacaccccCCGACTCTGACGACCCTTATactgagttgttccatagtggGGATGATTTGACCACTTGGAGCAACAAACACACAAATCGAAGGGTATAAAATGTTTACCTGATTATTTTGAGtttggggttcctcattttgagggttggttccttcattttgagcaatgagatcttcatttgcaccaatattcatggcttcctctattaacatctcttcatcaaacatccaatccataggattagttgagacaatctcaccttcaacacaatcatgtttgttatttgaagcttcaccaacatcatttcctccactacaatcactcatttctaaaaaccctaacttttcccacaaaaattcctcttcttcttctcaacacacAAAAACACTACCCCCAATTTTAACTCTTAAATCTGATTTTAACTTAAACaaactaattaacttaacttaattaatcaCTAACACTAATCATTTAGAGATAGTTTAGCCATTTCAAAAAAAAgatgggataagggataacccatatttactatttcatgacctttttatCCTGTAGTGCAGGGACCCCTAATTGTTTTTAGGGGCCCCAATTAAACGAGGCAAAAGAGGTGTGCCTGACCGACTCTTCATAATTGTTCAATTAGGAGGTCGTCTACCAAATCTGTTTTAGGATGCATAAATTCCAAGCTTAATGaatcaaaataaaacaaaggatACGTACAACGGGAAGATTTCTGCAATTATGGGTGCATTTCCTATACTTCCAAGCTGAGGCTCCCTGACCATCAAACGTGCCACCACCAAAGATTCTGAGACCGTTTATATATTGAAATCTAATCCAGCTATCCTCGTTATTTTTTGATAGACCATACGGTGCTATCAATGATCCTTGAACTTGAACCATCATATAACCCTTGCATGGACCAACAAATGCCATGGGTCCCACCACCATGTATCTTCCCTTTGGTACATACATCCTAGCTTTTCCTCTCCATTGACATGCCTCTTTCCAAGCTTGTTGGAAAACCTGCAGATTCCAATGTCCAGGGAAATCAACATCATTCGCATATTGTTTTATAGAATGATCAACATTTGTCCGGGTtcttacaatgaagaaaagaaaaatatccgTATATGTTTGATGGAATATTAATAGTGTTTTTTTGGAGTCATTTTTACCTTGGTGTTATCGCTCTTGCCATCAGCAACTGCTCCATATTTCCTGACGTCGAACACCCTGACTTTTGAAGAGGCTGATTTTGCTGCTGTTACAGACAAGAGAAACAAGAACAGACAACAAGTCCTAAGAAGCAAACCTAATAAGCTCTTTGAAATCATTTGACTATGCATTTCTATGAGCTTAGTTTGATTTGCTTAGAACTAAGTCAGAAAAATGTTATTTTGAGTATCTCTTTTTATATCTTTAAATCTACTGTTAGCCAAGTGATTTATATAAAAAACATAAAGATATttggtaaaataaataaatttggtaTATTATCTTTGTATTAACTGTTGTTAGTTAAAATCTGAATGTTTGATTTGACTTTTATTAGTTGCTATCTTTAACTGTAATTTTATACTATTTTCTCACAGTCCAACTTAATTAAATTTACATATTTAACTTAAtgaaatttggaaaatatatatgCATAACTTTGCTAATTTactatatatttatctttttttgatAGGAAAACATTACTAGTTAAACAGGAAATGATACCTTTTGGTGACAAAGTTGGTGAGGCCAACTCTATTTTGGTTCAGAAAATTAATAATATAACGAGgtagaaatcctaaaaggttgtaggttgcacttttttttttttttaaataaggaAATATATCACTGCAGAGAAAACTAATCTGCAGATTCAGTGTCATTTGGAACTGACTCGGATTTAGTTATCCGTCCAATGACTGATTCTATACGATTAACCTCTATTGTTAAGGATATAAAGTCGGAATTAGTATTACAGATATCATAAGCTTTGATAGTGTCAAAGGATATTGCTGGAATTAAAAACATAGGTACACCATGAAACCAAAAAAGCACTTGAACTTCGTTTCTTCCTTATCTTGCCAAGAGATCAACTACTTTGTTTTCTCTTCTGTCCACAAATTGAAAACACCCAAAAGATACTAGTTGTTTTGCCATCTTTTTAACTTCCTTTTGGAGTTGCTACACATTGCCACTGGATTGTTATTTCCTTACCTTGTAAGTACATAATAGTTGCTTGATTGCCTCCTTCCCTCCCCTTTGTTTGACCTTTCTTTGCGGATTGTTTGTGATAGTCCAACCAAAATGGTTAATATCGTGTATCAGTATCGTATTGGCCgagatacacctatacaaaagattatatcggtttttatcggtgatacatcattaagaccaataattttaaatatttataaatgttTCAACCTAAAAACTTGGTGTCATATGATGCATTAATTCTCAAGATCAAAAGCTTCACAATAAAAATTCAATCACATTCCACCATCATTAAGAAAAATGAAATACTTGgaaaattcttagaggatgaaTATGATTAGGAGAAAGGATTATGTTTACaaattttcatatatatatatattatttattataCCAAATTACCCTTGACGATATTATAAGTGTACCGGTGAGTCCGATATATTGGTTTGTACCGACCGATACGAGTGTTTTTATCGTCCAAtccttgtatcgccgatattttagaTATCGTACAATTTTTTTTCCGATACACGATAAAAACCTATAATATCGTCcgatacaaccgatattgactgtCTTGGGTCCAACTTGTTGTTTGTAGCAAGGCTACAACTTCTGCTTCTTCAGCTGAGGAAGTCTTGCAACTCCCCATTCCTTCCCCTTTGAACGTACCTGTCCAGTTGCACATGATGAAGCCAAAACCAACATCAGTCTTAGCAGATATCCAATATGCATCACAATTAGGTTTATAAGTATTGACAGATGAAAATGTCCAATAAATCTGAGGCTGCAATTTGTTTCTACATTAGTGTGCTACGGTGTTCAGGATTCTTGGATGCCAATAATCATAATATCTTGTTACATCTAATGCTAATTTCTCTGGGATCCTGTTTTTGTTCTCAAAGATTCTAAGACACATATCTTTCCAGATAAACCAAAATTTAGCGGCAGCTAAGGCCATTGAGATTGAGTCCAAATCCCCTTTCATCCATTCATTGTATATATCTAGGAAATAGTTATTAACTGAGTTTGAGTTGGAATATACTCCCTGTGAAGGCATAAGAGGTAAGTTCCATACCGTTCTTGCATAGACACAATAAAAAAACAAGTGGACTCTTCAGCCTGCTGACAAAACACATATTTCTTGTCGACTTCCGTTACTGATCCCTACTTCTGATTTGAAGGAAATGTATCTTGTAGACATTTCTAGATGAATTTTGATCTTCTGGGGTATTTCCATACCCCATAAACCTTTCCAGAACCTTTTAATTTTGGTAGAAACTAAACCAGATTGGTTTTGAAGTTTAGCATACAGAGATCTCACTGAAAATTCTCCATTTCTAGTCAGGGTCCATctgattttatcttttttttttttttttttgttgttgttgttgttgtcagtTTTCCATTCTTAGTTAAGTAGAGTCTCATATTCAAAATTTTCTTATCCAATGAGTTTTCAAAATCAGAATTTTGCAAGTCAATATTCCACCTTTTAGTGTCACTGTCAATTAACTGTGACACAAGTATTATGTTTGAGTTTCCTTTACGAACATATTTTGCTAGAATCTTCTCCACGCTTGGTAACCATCTACCTCCCAAATTTTTATGGAAGTGCCATCACCCACTTCCCAAATAGTGTACTTTTTAATGTGTTCAATACATATCCAAGAagcttttgatttcttcttaaaaTGGATggctcatgttttttttttttttaatatttacctTTTAAAATTTGTGCTCATGGGTCATCAAGATGACTTACTAATTATCCACATTTTAAAATTTggaaggagatctcttaccgctatatttgcgggttatcactttaatgagacaatcttcccgtcgttagggggagataagaaaaaaatatcttCTAAGGGAACAACAgcaattgtcgtggtgtgttcccactatgtctcatattgatcatgtactccacaaatgtaaacgTGAAGTGACAaataataatcgattttcagaatatacactgatgtcgctaaagtgatgagatcacacataccagctgcaaaacTACCTGcgcaaggttacaaatcctcaataagggaaaTACACCAtaaactaaggtgttgcaactacacttagtggaagtgtggttaaggtcgtggctccataaaggaagttgaagagaccacttggttcgattaatcctcacctagaaaggaagtaggtgagtaaggaacaacttatttatatcatcagaaatcatctcataagattatctctgaatatgtccatgaatcaaactgaagaacgcgctccaaagtttaatgattccagagaataatgacatcccaagtggattataaGAATGTTCACAAGTCAATgtaaagatcatgcgagcatatttatgattaatttcatatacacttgcttaagaAAATAGATCAAGATAACATCGATccaagctccttgttgcttaatgtcaacgaagagcatatttggcctatacaatccaggtagaacttggttctttgacaaatatacaggtatttggtgtggtagtactaaccaaccaagtgtaaatcccattggacatacatgattaatttgtcacaaagcacaATGAGAAGAAAGCAGTTTTAAAGGATAAaggctcgccttgtggcgcgaggtttctcaaattgttctcttgtaatgaacgttatagcattccgctacttagttagcttggtaatttcaaaaggacttgaaaatgtagcatatatatgtggttattacgtatctctgaaagaatcaagagatatcagatatttacaaaagtacttgatatacttttgtttcccaaatcaagtgactctaaaacacagagtgcgtttacagttagatataatGCACACTTATaaattgaagcaatcaggcggatgtggtatacccatctaagtgactatttgatttggaggggatagacaagtaagttattttcattgcgtattcacaagaaagttcctgatttgggcttgcagctatctatgtcgatgacaCAGTCATGATTGGtattcttgatgtaataagaaaccttaaaagctatttgagaTCTGAATTTGTGATGAAAAATCTGgagaaagctcgaccgaatactgagcttgtggtatattattccaccagtttgcataagTCTAAAGTTTTCatgcaatttaacaaagacatgcatcctgatagcactctcatgattagtcgaggtttaaatataagtaagtgaccatttcttctaaaggaagatgacaaagatgtgttgggagatgaaattcccatatctaagtacaatatacgcattgttgtacttagtataataatgtactcgataaaATTTTGCATCCTCATGGAACTTCTtaactagatatagctcagcgccaacccAACGTCATTTGAATGgtacaatgaatgtaatcatgtacttaaaagtaaccattgacataaatttgttttattcctgcaaagacataaaaaggaatgctaatgaaaatgcaatccaaaagttgtagaTTATGAAGGAACAGTAATCTCTTCtctaacgaaagtaatcaggggttAGATAtgatagactattttct encodes:
- the LOC113352561 gene encoding exopolygalacturonase-like, coding for MHSQMISKSLLGLLLRTCCLFLFLLSVTAAKSASSKVRVFDVRKYGAVADGKSDNTKVFQQAWKEACQWRGKARMYVPKGRYMVVGPMAFVGPCKGYMMVQVQGSLIAPYGLSKNNEDSWIRFQYINGLRIFGGGTFDGQGASAWKYRKCTHNCRNLPVSIRFDFVTNGLVQRIRSINSKAFHINVFGCKKLKFKFLEITAPDDSPNTDGIHMGHSNEVTVYDSHISTGDDCISIGPGSFDTYISKVVCGPGHGISVGSLGKYPNEEDVVGLIVRNSTLEGTDNGLRIKTWAPSPPSIARNFTFEHIFMDNVHNPIIIDQDYCPSGSCGIRSPSQVHIRDLTFKDIWGTSGTKLAVDLSCSSRVPCRNFKLHNIHLSYKGNSRVSTSSCSNVEGTSYGHQIPPSCIA